The DNA region GGTGCATCTACTCTTTATTACAGTTCGCAGTTATTCCCTCTGATTCGGGAAAGTTTTTAAAATCCTTCTAATTTCGCAGTCACTTTCAGATCGAACTCCTCCTCAAATACGTCTTTTTTGTAGTTCAAGTTCCACAACTCCAATTCGCAGGTATCGTCCGGGTAAGTGGGAGTGAGGTGTAGAATGAGTTCGCGCTCTTGAGGAGCGTACTCGCATTTAACCCGGGAGATTGCACCGATTTGTCGCCGGTCGAGGGCGACAGCAAGCCGTAAAATCGCACTAACTTGAGAGACGAGGAGGCGGCGATCCTTACTGGGCAGGTTGCAGAAGTTCGGATGTCGTTTCTTGGGTTTGCTCTTGCGATGGTAGCGGGCGATATTGGCGATGAGTTCGAGTTCGAGTTCGCTAAAGCCGAGCAATTCGGCATTGCGAATCAGATAATAGGAGTGTTTGTGATGGGCGGTGTGGGAGATATAAACCCCGCAGTTATGCAGGAGTGCAGCAGTCCAGAGTAATTCGCGTTCCGTTGCGCCCCAATGATGAAGCAACCCTTGAGTTTGGTCGAACAGACTCAGGGCAAAATTGGCGATGCGATCGCTGTGTTCCAAATCAACGTGATATTTGCGCGCGATTTTAATGGCATTGCGTTCCCGGACTTCGCTTTGGTAGCGTAGTCTGTCTTCAATTAAGCCGTGGGCTAGCATCCAATCGACTAAAACGCCTTCACGCAGGGCGCGCTCGCACACTTGTACGGATTCGACACCGAGCATTGTCATCGCTTCCCAGAGAACAACCGCCCCAGCAACGATGATTTCCGCTCGTCTAGCATCCATCCCTGGAATTTTAACCCGTTCTTCGTAGGATAAAGCAGCTAATTGCTGCACGATCGCGTCGAGATCGCTGAGGGCGAGGCTGTAACCTTGAAGGGAATTGGGTTCGCAGCCCGATTTCGCGATCGCATCGAGAGTGGCGAGGGTTTTAATCGTTCCGGAAGTACCAATTCCTCGCAGGTACTCGCTAGGTTGCAACTGGGCGCGCAACTCCTCAATCGGGCGCTCGAGCATTCCCCGCACGTAAGCTTGCAAGTAGCCAAACTCTTGGGGATTAATCGGATCGCTATGGACGAAATCTTGGGTCAGCCGTACTGCACCGATCTTAGAACTGCTTAAAAAGCGGGGTTGGTGACTGTCGGCGAGAACCAACTCCGTCGAACCGCCGCCAATGTCGATAATGACGTGGGGCTGGTTCTGGAAATCCATACAAGATAAAACGCCGAGATAGATGCGCCGCGCTTCCTCTTGTCCGGAGATGAGATTGACTTCTAAACCCAGTTGTTCGGCAATTTCGAGCAGAAAATCTTGACCGTTGGGCGCTTCCCGCATCGCGCTGGTGGCGACGGCGATTGTTTGTTTGACCTTGAAACTGGCGGCTAAATCCTGGCAGCGTCGCAGAGTTGCGATCGCGCGTTGCATCGCTTCTGGGGTTAAGCATTTGGTTTTGGGGTCGCGATCGCCCAATCGTACCGTATCCTTTTCCCGAGCGATAATACTAAAAGCAGGCAAGCTCGGTTCAATACGCGCGATCGCCATATGAATCGAGTTTGTTCCGATATCGATAGCCGCCAAGTTGAAGTCTTCCGAAAGCTCGGAGATGTTGGCACGTAAGGGTTTCGTGTTTTGCTGAATCATGGAATTAACCATCGGCTCTAATCTCTCCCAACTTGATTTTCCCACCCTCGCGGCGCTACTCCCTCGAGCGAGACAAGATTTCGGCGTAAAGCTGCAAGGGGAAAAGCCCTACACATAATACAGTTTTTTGTCAAGGCGCGTTCTAGACTGGCTCTCCAGCCCTAATTGAAGCGATAATTTGAGTTGACAGGCGCGAAAAGACTTCAGTTTTCCGATTCCCGCCTGCTGTTTGCTGTTTACCGAACTTACGCTCGTGCAATCCCTCAATTCCTCCGAACCGACTTGGTTAACCGTCCTGCGATTGCTGCGCTGGGATAAGCCCGCCGGACGCTTGATCCTCATGATTCCAGCGCTGTGGGCTGTCTTTTTAGCCGCGCAAGGTCAGCCCCCACTCCCCCTCGTCGGTACGATCGTTTTGGGGAGTTTAGCCACCAGTGCGGCGGGCTGCGTTGTTAACGATCTCTGGGATCGCGATCTCGATCCGGAAGTGGAAAGAACCAAAAATCGTCCTCTGGCTTCCCGCGCGCTGTCGGTCACGACGGGGATTGTCGTCGCGATCGCGTCCCTCGCCTGCGCCGCCGTTCTCGCACTCTATCTCAATCCGCTCAGCTTTTGGCTATGCGTCGCTGCCGTCCCCATTATCATCGCCTATCCCCTCGCCAAGCGCTTTTTTCCCGTCCCCCAACTGGTTCTCTCCCTCGCTTGGGGGTTCGCCGTTCTGATTAGTTGGACGGCCGTCACCCGTCACCTCGAACCCGCAACTTGGCTGCTGTGGGGGGCTGTCGTTCTCTGGACGCTTGGTTTCGATACCGTCTACGCCATGTCCGATCGCGAGGACGACCGGCGCATCGGCATTAACTCCAGTGCGTTGTTTTTCGGGCAATACGCCCCCCTCGCCGTTGGAGGCTTTTTTGCGGGAACGGCTGTCCTTTTAGCCGTTCTGGGGATGAATTTACACCTCTCAGCGCTTTTTTGGCTAACGTGGGGGGTTGCTTTGGGGGTCTGGCTGTGGCACACCGTGCAACTCAACCGCGAAACCGTCCCGCATCCCCTCTACGCCGCCGTTTTCCGCCAGAATGTCGTCATTGGTTTTATTCTCCTCGCGGGCATGATTTTGGGGTCGCTTCTCCCCTAAACTCCACGATTCCGAATTACGAATTCCAAATTACGTCTGATGTGCATTATCCAAAAGTCTTGATTTCCCTCACCCCCAGCCCCTCTCCCAATCGGTGGGAGAGGGGAGAAAGAACAGTAAGAGCGATCTTTCTGGCTTCTAATTCACATTAGGCGTAAATTACGAATTACGAATTAACCCTACCTTGCCCATTGCTCGAGCAGATAATCGTAAAAAGCTTCGCGATCGACCGATCGCACCACTCGCACCGGACGGCCGCCGGGACGCACTTTCACTTGTCCCTGACTGCGCCCTGCGGTGACGATTTCGGTTTCGTATTCTTCGAGGCGGTAGAGTTCGGGACGAGCGAGGTAGGCAGTGGCTAAAACGTCCCAGCAGTAATAGTTTTGGGGCAGAGCGAGGGCGTAGCACAATCCAGCGAGTTCTGAAATCGGATGGTGGCGCTGTTTGGCAAGTTTGTGGATAAACTCCGAGGTGACGGGAACGGTGTTGGTGATGTCAAGCGGGCAAATAAAGATGGGAATTTGCGTTTTCCAGACGCGATCGACAGCCAGCGGATCCCAGAACGCATTCCATTCTGCCGAACCATCGTGTTCCGGGGCAAAATTTTTTTCGACATTGCCTGGAACCTCAAGCGCGCCCCCCATCCAAACCAATCGCTCGATCTTGGGTTCGATGTGCGGTGCTACCGCGATCGCCTCAGCAAGAGTCGTCAGCGGCCCCGTTACGATTAAACTGACGGGTTCGCTACTTTCCTCCAAAACTTTAACCATGAATTTCGCACCCGACAGGCGAGCTAAAGGCGTTTCAATCGTCTCCTGTTGATTGAGAATGGGAAAATGATCGATGGTGATGCAATCGCGTCGATAAACGGACGGAAAGGGATTGATACCCCGTACCCGACTTTCGACGACAGGAATATCCGTGCGCTGCATCAAATCGAGAATTTTTCGAGTGACCTGAAGAGCGGATTCGATGTAGCAGTCCGCTGGCGTAACGATTACGCCCAGCGGTTGGAACTGTTCCATTGTCATCAGCAGGATGGTCGCCAGAAAATCATCAATCGCTCCATCTTGATCCATTAAGACTAATTTTTTGGACATAGATCTTCCCCAATGTTTGAAGGCTAGACAAACGGGCAGAACGCCCGAGGGTATCTGCAAAACAGAGCGCGTCAATATCCTGACGCTCTCCCATTACTATTCTTAAAATTCCCGACTCTACTGTTGCGATTTTAGTGTTCGGTCGGGGAACAGTGACATCTTATTTTTATTTTACAAAATAAAATTAGGTCGTAGGATGATAGCAGCTTAGAAAACTTTAGAAAACTTATTTCTGAGGAAGTGTGCCAAAATTCAACAGCAGCCGTTAAATTAAAGTATTCAAATCCTCCCGAACTATGTCGATTGAATTTTTACCGTTTCAATGCCAGATCGATACCGTTATCATCGCAGGCGCTTGTCTGTGGTCGCTGGCGCTGTACCTCGGTTTGGCATCAGTCCGGGAGCTTATAACGGGCTGGCTCGATCGCTGGTTTAACTTTGCCGAACGCTCGCTGTATACTTCCGTGCAAGAATTTGAACGGACGCGAGCGGCTCGGGAAGCTCAAAATGCTTTCTACGCTTCGCTGCTAAGTATCATTCCTTTTTTGGGGGCGGGGGCGCTCTGCAATTGGGGTTTGGAAGCGAGTTTAGGTCGCAGTTGGTCGGTGAGCGTTGGCATTTTAGCCTGCGTGAGTTGTGGATTGTATGAATTAGGACGGCGGCAAGGGGAATTATAAAGTTAACTCAAACTTAGCGAATTCTAAAGTTCTATGGAGTATCCTTCGCTGCGTTCTCTTTTCCTAATTATCTTGAGGGTGCTAAGTTGCTATGATTGCTGATAAAAAAATTTGGGATTGCTTATCTTTTACCGATACCGACAACCGACAATTGAGTAAAGTGGCAACAGCAGTCGAGATTGCTTTGCTAGAAGGCGAGGATTTAGATGCTACGATCCATAAAGCTCATACGCTTTGGAAACAAGGAGAGCGCGACAAGGCGATTGCCCTATTCAATCAAGCGGCTGCGATCGATGCCAATTACGTGCAAAAATGGCTCGACGGTGCGAAAGAAAGGTATCTGAATTTGTTGCAGCACGCTGCTTCGATCCGCACTTATAACCGTACTTTAGATACGGCTCCCGCGCGCGTTAAAACTTGGTCTCGCCTGCAAACAGGAATGCTTTCTTCCCTCGAACAGTGGGAGCAAGCGCTTACCTCCTACGACCAGTTACTCGAAGTGCAACCGAACAATCATTTAGCTTGGTATTATCGCGGCGATGCGCTGCTGGAACTGCAACGAGATGATGAGGCAGTTGCGGCGTTTAAACGAGCCGTCGAAAACGAGCCGCGAGCCAAGGGAGGATGGTTGATGCGCGTTCGCAAGCTAATCCGCAGCCAGCACTTCAAAGAAGCGATCGCGCTGTGCGGTTACGTTTGCGTCTCCCTAAAAGCCAAAGCTTCTCCCAGCGACGCTCTCAGTTCGTCAGTGCGGCAAGAATTTCACGACAGTTGGAAGCAATTAGGGGCTTATTTCGATCGCCTGGAAGGTTCTTCCGAAGCCGAAAAAGCCTATCAACGCGCGATCGCTTTCAAAGCCGACGAAATCGAAACCTGGCTGCTGCGAGCCGAAGCTTGCGAAACCCTGCAACGCTACGCAGAAGCGATCGATTGTTACGATCGCATCTTAGCGCTTGACTCGGAGAATGTCGCGGCGCAAACCGCTCGCCAAAAGCTCCAATCGCCGCTATTGTAACCGTTCAGCCCCCCATAAAAAATGCGTACTCAATACTACGTCGCTTCGAGTCTCGACGGATTTATCGCCGACTCCAACAATTCCTTGGATTGGCTCTTGCAATTCGGAGAAGTAGCAGGAGAGCGGTACGAGAGATTTCTGGCCAATGTTGGCGCGCTCGCAATGGGCTCGACCACTTACGAATGGCTGCTCGAGCATCATCTTCAACTGGATTCAGACTCTCCCCAAGCATGGCCCTACGAGCAACCGACGTGGGTGTTTAGCTCTCGCGTCTTGCCGAGAGTGGAGGGAGCAAATCTTTACTTCGCCAGCGGCGACGTGCGACCGGCTTATGACAAAATGGCAGAAGTGGCGGGCGAGCGTAACCTCTGGATTGTTGGTGGCGGCAAGTTAGCAGGGCAATTTTACGATCGCGCCTTACTCGATGAGATTATTGTCTCGATAGCCCCCGTGCTGCTGGGAGACGGCGTGCCGCTCCTACCGTACCGAATTGCTCGACCGCCCCTCGTGTTGCGGGAGATAACCCCCATAACGCCTTTTGTCGAACTTCAGTATCAAGTTAATTACAACGAATGAGAGATGGCGCTCAAAGCGAATTAATTGTCGAAGCCGGTCGAGCCGAAAAGCATTACTGGCAAGACTTATGGAGATACCGAGAGTTATTTTATTTCCTCGCTTGGCGCGATATCCTCGTGCGCTACAAACAAACCGCCGTCGGCATGGCTTGGGCATTATTGCAACCCTTCCTAACAATGATCGTCCTCACCGTTGTCTTCGGAAAAATTGCCAAACTGCCCTCCGAAGGCGGTGCGCCTTATCCCATCCTCGTCTTCTCTGCCCTGTTGCCTTGGCAATTTTTCTCCAACTCGCTTTCCGCTTGCAGCAACAGCTTGCTTTCTAATGCCAACTTAATTTCTAAAGTTTATTTCCCCCGATTGATCGTTCCCGCGAGCGCTGTCGTGGTGAGTTTCGTCGATTTCTTGGTTTCGGGAATTATCCTGCTGGGTTTGATGGCGCGGTATAACTTTTTACCAACCTGGCAAATTATCTTTCTGCCAGCTTTCATTGCGATCGCAGCCCTAGCAAGCCTGGGTGCGGGGTTGTGGCTTGCTGCCCTCAACGTTGAATACCGAGATTTCCGCTACATCGTTCCTTTTATGATTCAATTCGGTCTCTATATTTCCCCCGTCGGCTTCAGCAGCACCATCGTTCCGGAACAA from Oscillatoria sp. FACHB-1406 includes:
- a CDS encoding Ppx/GppA phosphatase family protein, whose product is MVNSMIQQNTKPLRANISELSEDFNLAAIDIGTNSIHMAIARIEPSLPAFSIIAREKDTVRLGDRDPKTKCLTPEAMQRAIATLRRCQDLAASFKVKQTIAVATSAMREAPNGQDFLLEIAEQLGLEVNLISGQEEARRIYLGVLSCMDFQNQPHVIIDIGGGSTELVLADSHQPRFLSSSKIGAVRLTQDFVHSDPINPQEFGYLQAYVRGMLERPIEELRAQLQPSEYLRGIGTSGTIKTLATLDAIAKSGCEPNSLQGYSLALSDLDAIVQQLAALSYEERVKIPGMDARRAEIIVAGAVVLWEAMTMLGVESVQVCERALREGVLVDWMLAHGLIEDRLRYQSEVRERNAIKIARKYHVDLEHSDRIANFALSLFDQTQGLLHHWGATERELLWTAALLHNCGVYISHTAHHKHSYYLIRNAELLGFSELELELIANIARYHRKSKPKKRHPNFCNLPSKDRRLLVSQVSAILRLAVALDRRQIGAISRVKCEYAPQERELILHLTPTYPDDTCELELWNLNYKKDVFEEEFDLKVTAKLEGF
- a CDS encoding 4-hydroxybenzoate solanesyltransferase — protein: MQSLNSSEPTWLTVLRLLRWDKPAGRLILMIPALWAVFLAAQGQPPLPLVGTIVLGSLATSAAGCVVNDLWDRDLDPEVERTKNRPLASRALSVTTGIVVAIASLACAAVLALYLNPLSFWLCVAAVPIIIAYPLAKRFFPVPQLVLSLAWGFAVLISWTAVTRHLEPATWLLWGAVVLWTLGFDTVYAMSDREDDRRIGINSSALFFGQYAPLAVGGFFAGTAVLLAVLGMNLHLSALFWLTWGVALGVWLWHTVQLNRETVPHPLYAAVFRQNVVIGFILLAGMILGSLLP
- a CDS encoding nucleoside hydrolase, whose protein sequence is MSKKLVLMDQDGAIDDFLATILLMTMEQFQPLGVIVTPADCYIESALQVTRKILDLMQRTDIPVVESRVRGINPFPSVYRRDCITIDHFPILNQQETIETPLARLSGAKFMVKVLEESSEPVSLIVTGPLTTLAEAIAVAPHIEPKIERLVWMGGALEVPGNVEKNFAPEHDGSAEWNAFWDPLAVDRVWKTQIPIFICPLDITNTVPVTSEFIHKLAKQRHHPISELAGLCYALALPQNYYCWDVLATAYLARPELYRLEEYETEIVTAGRSQGQVKVRPGGRPVRVVRSVDREAFYDYLLEQWAR
- a CDS encoding tetratricopeptide repeat protein, producing MIADKKIWDCLSFTDTDNRQLSKVATAVEIALLEGEDLDATIHKAHTLWKQGERDKAIALFNQAAAIDANYVQKWLDGAKERYLNLLQHAASIRTYNRTLDTAPARVKTWSRLQTGMLSSLEQWEQALTSYDQLLEVQPNNHLAWYYRGDALLELQRDDEAVAAFKRAVENEPRAKGGWLMRVRKLIRSQHFKEAIALCGYVCVSLKAKASPSDALSSSVRQEFHDSWKQLGAYFDRLEGSSEAEKAYQRAIAFKADEIETWLLRAEACETLQRYAEAIDCYDRILALDSENVAAQTARQKLQSPLL
- a CDS encoding dihydrofolate reductase family protein, giving the protein MRTQYYVASSLDGFIADSNNSLDWLLQFGEVAGERYERFLANVGALAMGSTTYEWLLEHHLQLDSDSPQAWPYEQPTWVFSSRVLPRVEGANLYFASGDVRPAYDKMAEVAGERNLWIVGGGKLAGQFYDRALLDEIIVSIAPVLLGDGVPLLPYRIARPPLVLREITPITPFVELQYQVNYNE
- a CDS encoding ABC transporter permease translates to MRDGAQSELIVEAGRAEKHYWQDLWRYRELFYFLAWRDILVRYKQTAVGMAWALLQPFLTMIVLTVVFGKIAKLPSEGGAPYPILVFSALLPWQFFSNSLSACSNSLLSNANLISKVYFPRLIVPASAVVVSFVDFLVSGIILLGLMARYNFLPTWQIIFLPAFIAIAALASLGAGLWLAALNVEYRDFRYIVPFMIQFGLYISPVGFSSTIVPEQWRWLYYLNPLVGVIDGFRACIIGGSGSVYWPGFALSGGLLLLLLASGIWYFRKMERTFADVI